A section of the Octopus sinensis unplaced genomic scaffold, ASM634580v1 Contig14024, whole genome shotgun sequence genome encodes:
- the LOC118761484 gene encoding uncharacterized protein LOC118761484, which yields MSFLTEKRKLEVLIKNGASKMLDQCDSSKDRKTYLNAVAIYDSSQLKIDVIDMKIQLIKNGKRNDKDRFMILEHHFKLETALLTGTNNMLMASNDRQRSKQVQLLYSQ from the exons ATGTCATTTTTGACAGAAAAGAGGAAGCTAGAAGTCCTAATCAAGAACGGGGCTTCCAAAATGCTGGATCAATGTGATTCTTCGAAGGACAGAAAGACTTATTTGAACGCAGTTGCTATTTACGATTCTTCCCAGCTTAAAATTGACGTGATTGATATGAAAATTCAGCTTATTAAGAATGGAAAAA gaaATGATAAAGACAGATTTATGATTTTGGAACATCATTTCAAGTTAGAGACAGCTCTGCTGACTGGGACCAACAATATGCTGATGGCTAGCAACGATAGACAGAGATCCAAGCAAGTACAACTGCTGTATTCACAATAG